A portion of the Haemophilus influenzae genome contains these proteins:
- the metX gene encoding homoserine O-acetyltransferase MetX, whose translation MSVQNVVLFDTQPLTLMLGGKLSYINVAYQTYGTLNDEKNNAVLICHALTGDAEPYFDDGRDGWWQNFMGAGLALDTDRYFFISSNVLGGCKGTTGPSSINPQTGKPYGSQFPNIVVQDIVKVQKALLDHLGISHLKAIIGGSFGGMQANQWAIDYPDFMDNIVNLCSSIYFSAEAIGFNHVMRQAVINDPNFNGGDYYEGTPPDQGLSIARMLGMLTYRTDLQLAKAFGRATKSDGSFWGDYFQVESYLSYQGKKFLERFDANSYLHLLRALDMYDPSLGYDNVKEALSRIKARYTLVSVTTDQLFKPIDLYKSKQLLEQSGVDLHFYEFPSDYGHDAFLVDYDQFEKRIRDGLAGN comes from the coding sequence ATGTCTGTGCAAAATGTAGTGCTTTTTGACACACAGCCTTTAACTCTGATGCTTGGCGGCAAACTTTCCTATATTAATGTCGCGTATCAAACTTATGGCACGCTCAATGATGAGAAAAATAATGCGGTATTAATTTGCCACGCTTTGACTGGCGATGCTGAGCCTTATTTCGATGATGGTCGCGATGGTTGGTGGCAGAATTTTATGGGAGCAGGTTTGGCATTGGATACGGATCGTTATTTTTTTATTAGCTCGAACGTATTAGGTGGTTGCAAGGGAACAACTGGGCCTTCATCAATTAATCCGCAAACGGGTAAACCTTATGGTAGCCAATTTCCTAATATTGTTGTGCAAGATATTGTTAAAGTACAAAAAGCCTTGCTTGATCATCTTGGCATTAGCCATTTAAAAGCCATTATTGGTGGATCTTTTGGCGGTATGCAAGCGAATCAATGGGCGATTGATTATCCTGATTTTATGGATAATATCGTAAATCTTTGTTCATCCATTTATTTTAGTGCTGAAGCCATAGGTTTTAATCACGTAATGCGTCAAGCGGTCATTAATGATCCCAATTTTAACGGCGGCGATTATTATGAGGGTACACCGCCAGATCAAGGGTTATCTATTGCGCGTATGCTAGGTATGCTGACTTACCGCACCGATTTACAACTAGCCAAAGCCTTTGGGCGTGCCACAAAATCAGATGGCAGCTTTTGGGGCGATTACTTTCAAGTGGAATCCTATCTTTCTTACCAAGGCAAAAAATTCTTAGAACGTTTTGATGCCAATAGTTATTTGCATTTGTTACGTGCGTTGGATATGTATGATCCAAGTTTGGGGTATGACAATGTTAAAGAGGCATTGTCACGCATTAAGGCACGCTATACGTTGGTTTCTGTGACAACGGATCAACTTTTTAAACCCATTGACCTTTATAAAAGTAAACAGCTTTTAGAACAAAGTGGAGTCGATCTACATTTTTATGAATTCCCATCAGATTACGGACACGATGCGTTTTTAGTGGATTATGATCAGTTTGAAAAACGAATTCGAGATGGTTTGGCGGGTAATTAA
- the gloB gene encoding hydroxyacylglutathione hydrolase, whose translation MLFALPALNDNYIWLYQRENLPLIIVDLPETDKLFAWLDKQNATIEAVLLTHEHDDHTQGVSAFKKRYPTVPIYGPQECEKKGATQIVNEGKILTANYQIDVIPTGGHTKQHVSFLVDNHLFCGDALFSAGCGRVFTGNYAQMFDGLQRLNTLPDETIVCPAHEYTLGNLAFAETVLVEKSAVEKQRIFVETQRAENKPSLPTTLKLEREINPFLQAKTLEEFTALRKAKDIF comes from the coding sequence ATGTTATTTGCTTTACCTGCGCTGAATGATAACTACATTTGGCTTTATCAACGAGAAAATCTGCCACTTATTATTGTCGATTTGCCTGAAACGGACAAGCTGTTTGCATGGCTAGATAAGCAAAACGCAACGATTGAAGCGGTGTTGCTTACTCACGAACATGATGATCATACACAAGGTGTGTCGGCATTTAAAAAACGTTATCCAACAGTGCCGATTTATGGGCCGCAAGAATGTGAGAAAAAAGGTGCGACTCAAATTGTGAACGAAGGGAAGATCCTTACCGCAAATTATCAAATTGATGTCATTCCGACGGGGGGACACACTAAACAGCACGTTAGTTTTTTAGTAGATAATCATTTATTTTGTGGTGATGCGTTATTTTCTGCAGGTTGCGGACGTGTTTTTACAGGCAATTATGCGCAGATGTTTGATGGTTTGCAGCGTTTGAATACATTGCCTGACGAGACGATTGTTTGCCCAGCTCATGAATATACCTTGGGGAATTTAGCATTTGCGGAAACTGTGTTGGTAGAAAAAAGTGCGGTAGAAAAACAACGTATTTTTGTTGAAACACAACGGGCTGAAAATAAACCGAGTTTGCCGACAACCTTAAAACTTGAGCGAGAAATTAATCCGTTTTTACAAGCAAAAACACTTGAAGAATTTACCGCACTTCGCAAAGCAAAAGATATTTTCTAA
- the gyrA gene encoding DNA topoisomerase (ATP-hydrolyzing) subunit A, with product MTDSIQSSITPVNIEEELKSSYLDYAMSVIVGRALPDVRDGLKPVHRRVLFSMDREGNTANKKYVKSARVVGDVIGKYHPHGDSAVYDTIVRMAQPFSLRYMLVDGQGNFGSIDGDAPAAMRYTEVRMQKITQALLTDLDKETVNFSPNYDGELMIPDVLPTRIPALLANGSSGIAVGMATNIPPHNLNEVLNGCLAYIDNNEITIDELMQHIPGPDFPTAALINGRKGIEEAYRTGRGKVYVRARATVETNEKGREQIIVSELPYQVNKAKLVEKIAELIREKKIEGISNITDLSNKEGIRIEIDIKRDAVGEVVLNHLYSLTQMQVTFGINMVALDHGQPRLFNLKEIIEAFVLHRREVVTRRSIFELRKARERTHILEGLAVARSNIDEMIAIIRNSKNREEAATAISSRSWTLHSDIINLLDVSARPDELEENLGIQGEQYYLSPAQVNAILELRLHRLTGIAFEEVIKEYEELLVKIADLLHILSSAERLMEVIREELEEVKAQFGDDRLTEITAASGDIDLEDLIAQEDVVVTLSHEGYVKYQPLTDYEAQRRGGKGKSATKMKEEDFIEKLLVANTHDTILCFSSRGRLYWLKVYQLPQASRGARGRPIVNILPLQENERITAILPVSAYEEDKFVVMATAGGIVKKIALTEFSRPRSNGIIALNLRDEDELIGVDITNGSNEIMLFSSQGRVVRFAENAVRAMGRLATGVRGIKLALTNDISDDESAVEIEDISDDNTEASLDLNIDKVVSLVVPKGEGEILTATQNGYGKRTQLSEYPTKSRNTKGVISIKVSERNGKVVAATQVEETDQIMLITDAGTLVRTRVSEVSIVGRNTQGVRLIRTADDEHVVSLERVCDADEEDSLEESGSEE from the coding sequence ATGACGGATTCAATCCAATCATCTATCACCCCTGTCAATATCGAAGAAGAACTCAAATCTTCCTACCTTGACTACGCGATGTCGGTTATCGTTGGGCGTGCATTACCTGACGTTCGTGATGGTTTAAAACCTGTTCACCGCCGCGTACTATTCTCAATGGATCGCGAAGGCAATACCGCCAATAAAAAATACGTAAAATCAGCGCGTGTTGTGGGTGATGTAATCGGTAAATATCACCCGCATGGTGACTCAGCCGTGTACGATACGATCGTTCGTATGGCACAACCCTTCTCACTTCGCTATATGTTGGTTGATGGGCAAGGTAACTTTGGTTCAATTGATGGCGATGCACCCGCTGCAATGCGTTATACCGAAGTACGTATGCAAAAAATTACGCAAGCATTGCTCACGGATTTGGATAAAGAAACCGTCAATTTCTCGCCAAACTATGATGGCGAATTAATGATTCCAGATGTATTGCCGACTCGTATTCCAGCGCTTTTAGCAAATGGTTCTTCTGGTATTGCTGTGGGGATGGCAACTAACATTCCCCCTCACAACTTAAATGAAGTATTAAATGGTTGTTTGGCGTATATCGACAACAATGAAATTACTATTGATGAATTAATGCAGCATATTCCAGGGCCTGACTTCCCGACTGCTGCGTTAATTAATGGTCGTAAAGGGATTGAAGAAGCCTATCGCACTGGTCGTGGTAAAGTGTATGTTCGTGCTCGTGCAACGGTAGAAACCAACGAAAAAGGACGCGAGCAAATTATCGTGTCTGAATTGCCATACCAAGTAAATAAAGCAAAATTAGTCGAGAAAATTGCCGAATTAATTCGCGAGAAAAAAATCGAAGGCATCAGCAATATTACTGACCTTTCAAACAAAGAAGGGATCCGTATTGAAATTGATATTAAACGTGATGCAGTAGGGGAAGTGGTATTAAACCATCTTTACTCACTCACTCAAATGCAAGTGACCTTTGGTATCAATATGGTGGCATTGGATCACGGTCAGCCACGTTTATTTAATCTTAAAGAAATTATTGAAGCCTTTGTTTTACACCGCCGTGAAGTGGTGACACGTCGTTCTATCTTTGAGCTTCGCAAAGCACGTGAACGTACGCATATTTTGGAAGGTTTAGCGGTTGCTCGTTCTAATATCGATGAAATGATTGCAATTATTCGCAACTCTAAAAACCGTGAAGAAGCGGCAACAGCAATCAGTTCACGCTCTTGGACGTTACATAGCGATATTATTAATCTTCTTGATGTTTCCGCTCGTCCTGATGAGTTAGAAGAAAATCTTGGTATTCAAGGCGAACAATATTACTTATCGCCAGCGCAAGTAAACGCAATTCTAGAACTTCGTTTACATCGTTTAACGGGCATTGCGTTTGAAGAAGTTATAAAAGAATATGAAGAATTATTAGTTAAAATTGCGGATCTTCTTCATATTTTAAGTAGCGCAGAACGTTTAATGGAAGTAATTCGTGAAGAATTAGAAGAAGTAAAAGCACAATTTGGTGATGATCGTTTAACTGAAATTACCGCTGCTTCTGGCGATATTGATTTAGAAGATTTAATCGCACAAGAAGACGTGGTTGTGACGCTTTCTCACGAAGGTTATGTGAAATACCAACCACTGACTGACTATGAAGCACAACGCCGTGGCGGTAAAGGCAAATCTGCAACGAAGATGAAAGAAGAAGATTTCATCGAAAAATTACTGGTAGCAAATACTCACGATACCATCCTCTGCTTCTCTAGCCGTGGTCGTTTATATTGGTTGAAAGTATATCAACTTCCGCAAGCGAGCCGTGGCGCACGCGGGCGTCCAATTGTGAATATTCTTCCGTTACAAGAAAACGAACGTATTACTGCAATCTTGCCAGTTTCTGCTTACGAAGAAGATAAATTCGTAGTCATGGCAACTGCTGGCGGTATTGTGAAGAAAATCGCCTTAACCGAATTTAGCCGTCCACGTTCAAACGGTATCATCGCATTGAATTTACGTGACGAAGATGAATTAATCGGCGTGGATATTACTAATGGTAGCAACGAAATTATGTTGTTCTCATCGCAAGGTCGCGTGGTGCGTTTTGCTGAAAATGCCGTGCGTGCAATGGGGCGTTTAGCAACAGGTGTTCGCGGTATCAAACTTGCTTTAACAAACGATATTTCTGACGATGAAAGTGCGGTAGAAATTGAAGATATTTCTGATGACAACACTGAAGCATCATTAGACTTAAATATCGATAAAGTGGTTTCTCTTGTTGTGCCAAAAGGTGAAGGGGAAATTTTAACCGCAACACAAAACGGATACGGAAAACGCACACAATTAAGTGAATACCCAACTAAATCACGTAATACAAAAGGTGTGATTTCGATTAAAGTGAGTGAACGCAATGGTAAAGTCGTTGCCGCAACTCAAGTAGAAGAAACAGACCAAATTATGTTGATTACTGATGCAGGAACGCTTGTTCGCACACGCGTAAGCGAAGTGAGCATTGTAGGGCGTAACACGCAAGGTGTCCGTTTAATTCGTACTGCCGATGATGAACACGTAGTAAGTTTAGAGCGTGTTTGTGATGCAGATGAAGAAGATTCTTTGGAAGAAAGCGGTTCTGAAGAATAA
- the metG gene encoding methionine--tRNA ligase — MTTQPRKILVTCALPYANGAIHLGHMLEHIQADIWVRFQRMRGNKIHFVCADDAHGTPIMLNADKLGITPEELIAKAKADHVRDFAGFNISFDNYHSTHSEENKQLTAEIYNKLKANGFIKSKVISQLFDPEKNMFLPDRFVKGTCPKCKAEDQYGDNCEVCASTYSPMDLINPRSAVSGTTPVVKESEHFFFDLPAFEGMLKEWTRSGSLQSEIANKMQEWFESGLQQWDISRDAPYFGFEIPGAKDKFFYVWLDAPIGYMASFKNLCNREGIDFNEFWAEGSDAELYHFIGKDIVYFHSLFWPAMLEGSGYRKPTNVFAHGYVTVDGAKMSKSRGTFIQASTYLNHIDPECLRYYYAAKLNDRIEDLDFNLEDFVQRVNTDIVNKLVNLASRNAGFIAKRFEGKLADKLEDESLFAEFTAQAEQITAYYESREYNKAIREIMALTDKANKYIDEKAPWVIAKEEGKEAELQAVCSMGIELFRVLMSYLKPVLPKLAERAEAFLQAELRWDNIHQPLLGHTLAPFKALFSRLEKKQIDAVVEETKALFAAANKAAEKTEAKPTALSAVEPIAETITIDDFAKLDMRVAKVLKCEAVPESNKLLRFELDLGDHTRQVFSGIKAAYNKPEELEGRFVIMVANLAPRKMKFGVSEGMILSAGTGGSDLFLLSADNGVTAGMQVK; from the coding sequence ATGACAACTCAACCCCGTAAAATTTTAGTCACTTGCGCCTTGCCTTATGCCAATGGGGCAATTCATTTAGGCCATATGTTAGAACATATCCAAGCGGATATTTGGGTGCGTTTTCAACGTATGCGTGGCAATAAAATCCATTTTGTCTGTGCGGACGATGCGCACGGCACACCTATTATGCTGAATGCTGATAAACTTGGCATTACACCTGAAGAATTAATTGCTAAAGCAAAAGCCGATCACGTGCGTGATTTTGCAGGTTTTAATATTAGTTTTGATAACTACCATTCCACTCACAGCGAAGAAAACAAACAGCTCACTGCAGAAATTTACAATAAACTCAAAGCTAATGGCTTTATTAAGAGTAAAGTTATTTCTCAGTTATTCGATCCTGAAAAAAATATGTTCTTGCCTGATCGTTTTGTGAAAGGCACTTGCCCGAAATGTAAAGCGGAAGATCAATATGGCGATAACTGCGAAGTTTGTGCTTCTACTTATAGTCCAATGGATTTAATTAATCCTCGTTCAGCCGTTTCTGGCACAACGCCTGTTGTAAAAGAATCTGAACACTTTTTCTTTGACTTACCTGCATTTGAAGGGATGTTAAAAGAATGGACACGTTCTGGCTCACTTCAATCTGAAATTGCCAACAAAATGCAAGAATGGTTTGAAAGCGGTTTACAACAATGGGATATTTCACGCGATGCGCCTTATTTCGGTTTTGAAATTCCGGGCGCAAAAGATAAATTCTTTTATGTTTGGTTAGATGCGCCAATCGGCTATATGGCTTCATTCAAAAATCTATGCAATCGTGAAGGCATTGATTTCAATGAATTTTGGGCTGAAGGCAGTGATGCGGAGCTTTATCATTTCATCGGTAAAGATATCGTTTATTTTCACAGTCTATTTTGGCCTGCAATGCTTGAAGGCAGTGGCTATCGTAAACCGACTAATGTGTTCGCTCATGGCTATGTCACGGTGGATGGGGCGAAGATGTCAAAATCTCGCGGCACATTCATTCAAGCCAGCACTTATTTGAATCATATCGATCCTGAATGTTTGCGTTATTACTATGCAGCAAAATTAAATGATCGCATTGAAGATTTAGACTTTAACCTTGAAGATTTCGTACAACGTGTAAATACAGATATTGTAAATAAATTAGTGAATTTAGCTTCACGCAATGCGGGCTTTATTGCGAAACGCTTTGAAGGCAAACTTGCGGATAAACTGGAAGACGAATCATTATTTGCAGAATTTACCGCTCAAGCCGAGCAAATCACTGCTTATTACGAAAGCCGTGAATACAATAAAGCCATTCGTGAGATTATGGCATTAACGGATAAAGCCAATAAATATATTGATGAAAAAGCCCCTTGGGTGATTGCAAAAGAAGAAGGCAAAGAGGCAGAATTGCAAGCCGTATGTTCAATGGGTATTGAGCTTTTCCGCGTGTTGATGTCTTACTTAAAACCTGTTCTTCCAAAACTGGCAGAACGTGCAGAAGCCTTCTTACAAGCTGAATTACGTTGGGATAATATTCATCAACCATTACTTGGTCATACCCTTGCACCGTTTAAAGCCTTATTCTCTCGTTTAGAGAAAAAACAAATTGATGCCGTAGTGGAAGAAACTAAAGCCTTATTTGCAGCAGCCAATAAAGCCGCAGAAAAAACAGAAGCAAAACCAACCGCACTTTCTGCCGTTGAACCTATTGCTGAAACCATCACGATTGATGATTTCGCTAAACTTGATATGCGTGTAGCAAAAGTACTGAAATGCGAAGCAGTGCCAGAATCTAATAAACTTTTACGTTTTGAATTGGATCTTGGCGATCATACTCGTCAAGTCTTCTCTGGCATTAAAGCGGCTTACAATAAACCTGAAGAACTAGAAGGTCGTTTTGTGATTATGGTGGCAAACCTTGCACCACGTAAAATGAAATTCGGCGTGTCTGAGGGAATGATTCTATCCGCAGGAACAGGCGGTAGTGATTTATTCTTGTTATCTGCCGATAATGGTGTCACCGCAGGTATGCAAGTAAAATAA
- the tehB gene encoding SAM-dependent methyltransferase TehB — MKNELICYKQMPVWTKDKLPQMFQEKHNTKVGTWGKLTVLKGKLKFYELTENGDVIAEHIFTPESHIPFVEPQAWHRVEALSDDLECTLGFYCKKEDYFSKKYNMTAIHGDVVDAAKIISPCKVLDLGCGQGRNSLYLSLLGYDVTSWDHNENSIAFLNETKEKENLNISTALYDINAASIQENYDFIVSTVVFMFLNRERVPSIIKNMQEHTNIGGYNLIVAAMSTDDVPCPLPFSFTFAENELKEYYKDWEFLEYNENMGELHKTDENGNRIKMKFATMLARKK, encoded by the coding sequence ATGAAAAACGAATTAATCTGCTATAAACAAATGCCAGTGTGGACAAAAGACAAATTGCCACAAATGTTCCAAGAAAAGCACAACACAAAAGTCGGCACTTGGGGAAAATTAACCGTATTAAAAGGTAAGCTTAAATTTTATGAGCTAACAGAAAATGGCGATGTTATTGCCGAGCATATTTTTACCCCAGAAAGCCACATTCCTTTTGTTGAACCTCAAGCATGGCATCGTGTTGAAGCTCTTTCTGATGACCTAGAATGTACCCTAGGTTTCTATTGCAAAAAAGAAGATTATTTCAGTAAAAAATACAACATGACTGCCATTCACGGCGATGTGGTGGATGCAGCAAAAATTATCTCGCCTTGTAAAGTATTAGATTTAGGTTGCGGACAAGGGCGTAATTCACTTTATTTAAGTTTATTAGGCTATGATGTAACCTCTTGGGATCACAATGAAAACAGCATTGCCTTTTTAAATGAAACCAAAGAGAAAGAAAACCTTAATATTTCTACCGCACTTTACGACATTAACGCCGCCAGCATTCAAGAAAACTATGATTTTATTGTTTCAACGGTGGTGTTTATGTTCTTAAATCGTGAACGTGTGCCGTCAATCATTAAAAATATGCAAGAACACACTAATATTGGCGGGTATAACTTAATCGTTGCCGCCATGTCCACAGATGATGTGCCTTGCCCACTTCCGTTCTCATTCACTTTTGCTGAAAACGAATTGAAAGAATATTACAAAGATTGGGAATTCTTAGAATATAACGAAAATATGGGCGAATTACACAAAACTGATGAAAACGGCAATCGCATTAAAATGAAATTTGCCACAATGTTAGCGAGAAAGAAATAA
- a CDS encoding class I SAM-dependent methyltransferase, translated as MTIYDINFAELYQQHLIACNHYNLPPIKWDKKAVKMAENLVGKPSAYNQQLLQAMNVQTDETVLDIGCGPGTFAVPLAQQGSTVYALDYSNGMLDCLAQFKQKFGLHNLTTFHKSWADNWDDVPQADVVLASRSTLVDDLDDMIEKLCAKAKKRVFLTSVTQRHFLDEGVFEAIGREDIGFPTYIYLLNRLYQKGIQANLNFIETESGCFQGESYEDLLASVEFSLGELSEKEKQGLKAFYDRKQANNEPISHGQKKWALIWWNVDRI; from the coding sequence ATGACTATTTACGACATCAATTTTGCTGAACTGTATCAACAACACTTAATCGCTTGTAATCATTACAACTTACCTCCGATAAAATGGGATAAAAAAGCTGTGAAAATGGCAGAGAATTTAGTCGGCAAACCTTCAGCATATAATCAGCAATTATTGCAAGCTATGAATGTGCAAACCGATGAAACTGTGTTGGATATTGGCTGTGGGCCTGGTACTTTTGCTGTGCCGCTCGCACAACAAGGTTCAACGGTATATGCCTTAGATTATAGCAATGGAATGTTAGACTGTTTGGCACAATTCAAGCAGAAATTTGGTTTACATAATCTGACGACATTTCATAAATCTTGGGCGGATAATTGGGATGATGTGCCACAAGCTGATGTAGTGTTGGCATCTCGTTCAACGTTGGTGGACGATTTGGACGATATGATCGAAAAACTCTGTGCCAAGGCGAAAAAACGTGTGTTTTTGACTTCTGTCACACAACGCCATTTCTTAGATGAGGGCGTATTTGAGGCGATTGGCCGTGAAGATATTGGTTTCCCCACTTATATTTATTTACTCAATCGGTTGTATCAAAAAGGCATTCAGGCAAATTTGAATTTTATTGAAACGGAATCGGGTTGTTTTCAAGGTGAAAGCTACGAGGATTTATTAGCCTCGGTGGAGTTTTCTTTAGGCGAGCTTTCCGAAAAAGAAAAACAAGGTTTGAAAGCCTTTTACGATCGTAAACAAGCCAATAACGAACCCATTTCTCACGGACAGAAAAAATGGGCGTTGATTTGGTGGAATGTGGATCGCATCTAA
- a CDS encoding SanA/YdcF family protein, whose amino-acid sequence MFTAMLVKKFSPKFTALFRVLLYAIFALIIVCLLVDRGVSFYVRDKIFTNIDELSFRPYALVLGTSKYTASGKPNVYYDSRLMAAKSLIEQQKVNYLLLSGDNRTLQYNEPRAMFRDLRKMGVSEASMFRDFAGFRTLDSVIRADKIFQVQAFTIVSQKFHCERALLIAQAHNIDAICFVAKQPELHFSTQIREVFARIKAVFDLILGVEPYFLGEPQPLPNSTTL is encoded by the coding sequence ATGTTTACCGCTATGCTAGTAAAAAAATTCTCCCCAAAATTCACCGCACTTTTTCGCGTCCTACTCTACGCAATCTTCGCATTGATTATAGTTTGCTTGCTAGTGGATCGAGGCGTAAGTTTTTATGTTCGCGATAAAATATTCACAAATATTGATGAACTCTCCTTTCGCCCTTACGCCCTTGTGCTTGGCACATCAAAATACACCGCCAGCGGAAAACCGAACGTTTATTACGATAGTCGCTTAATGGCAGCTAAAAGCCTAATCGAACAACAAAAAGTGAATTATCTTTTATTAAGTGGCGACAACCGAACTTTGCAATATAACGAACCAAGAGCAATGTTTCGCGATTTACGCAAAATGGGCGTATCTGAAGCCTCTATGTTCCGTGATTTTGCAGGTTTTCGCACCCTTGATTCCGTTATCCGCGCCGATAAAATTTTCCAAGTGCAAGCATTTACGATTGTCAGTCAAAAATTTCATTGCGAACGCGCTCTATTAATTGCCCAAGCACATAATATTGATGCCATTTGCTTTGTGGCAAAACAGCCAGAATTACATTTTTCCACACAAATAAGAGAAGTTTTTGCCCGCATAAAAGCGGTTTTTGACTTGATATTAGGTGTTGAGCCTTATTTTTTAGGGGAACCTCAGCCATTGCCAAACAGCACCACATTATAA
- the ycaO gene encoding 30S ribosomal protein S12 methylthiotransferase accessory factor YcaO, with product MTEQTFILGKDAALEDSIAKFQQKLTALGFNIEEASWLNPVPNVWSVHIRDKDCPQCFSNGKGASKKAALASALGEYFERLSTNYFFADFYLGQEIANGDFVHYPNEKWFPIEDDALLPNGILDDYLLDYFDPNAELTPELLVDLQSGNYDRGIVAMPYVRQSDEQTVYIPQSIIANLYVSNGMSAGNTKFEARVQGLSEVFERYVKNKIIAEAISLPEIPKSVMDRYPSIQASIAKLEEEGFPIYAFDASLGGKYPVICVVLLNPNNGTCFASFGAHPNFQVALERTVTELLQGRSLKDLDVFSPPSFNNDDVAEHANLETHFIDSSGLISWDLFKETPDYEFADWDFSGTTQEEYNNLMAIFRADEKEVYVMDYNHLDVYACRIIVPGMSDIYPADDLIYANNNMGMDWREILLDLPNWHHDAETYQELLEELDGQNIDDATRVREFIGIVAPKNSGWTTLRVGELKSMLHLALGELEQALDWANWTLNMNSSVFTTEPVNYYRALISIIELHLDQNREPAQYRSVFEKMYGKDAVKQAWAAVSEGGNPFYNLPASDENLKNFKEHQALLGAYGKLQKAKKENWK from the coding sequence ATGACAGAACAAACCTTTATTCTCGGCAAAGATGCCGCATTAGAAGATAGTATTGCAAAATTTCAGCAAAAATTGACCGCACTTGGTTTTAATATTGAAGAGGCATCTTGGTTGAATCCTGTGCCAAATGTGTGGTCTGTGCATATTCGCGATAAAGACTGTCCGCAGTGTTTTTCTAATGGTAAAGGGGCAAGTAAAAAAGCGGCGTTAGCCTCTGCCCTTGGCGAATACTTTGAGCGTCTTTCCACCAACTATTTTTTTGCTGATTTCTATTTAGGGCAAGAGATTGCAAACGGCGATTTTGTGCATTATCCCAATGAAAAATGGTTCCCAATTGAAGACGATGCTTTACTGCCTAATGGCATTTTAGATGATTATTTATTGGATTATTTTGATCCCAATGCCGAGCTTACGCCTGAATTATTAGTCGATTTACAATCTGGCAATTATGATCGTGGGATCGTGGCGATGCCTTATGTTCGTCAATCGGACGAACAAACCGTTTACATTCCACAAAGTATTATTGCCAACCTTTATGTCTCAAATGGGATGTCTGCGGGCAATACAAAATTTGAAGCACGCGTGCAAGGCTTGTCAGAAGTTTTTGAGCGTTATGTGAAAAACAAAATTATCGCTGAAGCAATTAGTCTGCCAGAAATTCCAAAATCTGTGATGGATCGCTATCCATCTATTCAAGCTTCTATTGCAAAATTAGAGGAAGAAGGTTTCCCAATTTATGCATTTGATGCTTCACTTGGCGGAAAATACCCTGTTATTTGCGTTGTGCTACTCAATCCGAATAACGGTACTTGCTTTGCCTCTTTTGGTGCGCATCCAAATTTCCAAGTGGCATTAGAACGTACTGTGACGGAGCTTTTACAGGGTCGTAGCTTGAAAGATTTAGATGTTTTCTCACCGCCCTCTTTCAATAACGATGATGTAGCTGAACACGCTAATTTAGAAACCCACTTTATTGATTCGAGCGGTTTAATTTCTTGGGATTTATTCAAAGAAACGCCTGATTATGAATTTGCTGATTGGGATTTCAGCGGTACCACACAGGAAGAATACAATAATTTAATGGCGATTTTCCGTGCCGATGAAAAAGAGGTTTACGTAATGGATTACAACCATTTGGATGTCTATGCGTGCCGTATTATTGTGCCAGGTATGTCTGATATTTATCCTGCAGACGATTTAATTTATGCCAATAATAATATGGGAATGGATTGGCGCGAAATTTTACTGGATTTACCAAACTGGCATCACGATGCAGAAACCTATCAAGAATTATTAGAAGAATTAGACGGCCAAAATATTGATGATGCGACTCGCGTGCGTGAATTTATCGGCATCGTTGCACCTAAAAATAGCGGCTGGACAACCTTACGCGTGGGTGAATTAAAATCAATGCTCCACCTTGCATTAGGCGAATTAGAACAAGCATTAGATTGGGCAAATTGGACGCTGAATATGAACAGCTCCGTATTCACCACAGAACCTGTGAATTATTATCGAGCATTAATTTCCATCATTGAATTACATTTAGATCAAAATCGCGAACCAGCGCAATATCGTTCAGTGTTTGAGAAAATGTATGGTAAAGATGCAGTTAAACAAGCTTGGGCAGCTGTCTCTGAAGGTGGCAATCCGTTCTACAATCTTCCTGCAAGTGATGAAAATTTGAAAAACTTTAAGGAACATCAGGCGTTGTTGGGGGCTTATGGGAAGTTGCAGAAAGCCAAAAAAGAAAATTGGAAATAA